GATCTCAGCAAATCGACCGCAAAAGATGTGGAGTATGCTGAAGCACTCGTCCGTTTCGCCAAGCATCAGGGCCTGTCGGAAAAGGTCGATGGATCCGTACTCGAAAAAGTCCCAGGTCGGCCGAAAGCCGTCACCGATCAGTCCGGTTGGGAGAAAATTCTGGCCGGGTCGGGAGATCCCGCGGCCGGGGAACGCCTATTCTTCCATCCCAACGGGCCGAAATGCTATAGCTGCCATCGGGTTCAAGGCCGGGGCGCCATGATCGGACCTGAACTCTCACAGATCGGTGGAGCGTTGAAGCGGGAAAAATTGATCGAATCGATTCTGCAGCCGAGCAAGGAAATTGCCCCTTTGTTCACGGCCTGGCAGATCACCACGGTCGATGGCAAATCGCGTTTGGGACTGATTATCAGCGAGAATTTTGACAGCACCGTCAGCATCGCGGATGGTAACGGCAAGATCGAGCGGATCCCGAAGCTGGATATCGAAGATCGTAAAGCTTCCACGAAATCGCTGATGCCGGATGGACTGGAGCAGTTGATGACCCTGAAGGAGTTTCGGGATCTGATTGCCTATCTGGAGTCGTTGAAATAGCTATCAGCTATCAGCTATCAGCTAATGAAATGGTTGGCATTTGTCACAACGATCATTGAAAATTACTTGGCTGAGCGTTGAATCTGAAAGCTGCGACTACATTATCTTAGCTGACCGCTGACCGCTGAAAAGGTTTCTCTAATGAGTTCGGTACCTCTCAAAAATATTCTGAAGCTCGTAGATCCCAAACAAACCACGGAGATTCGAAGATCGGCGATTGTCGTGCTGGGAGAATTGGGCCAACGGGAAGGAGATACTTCCGAGGCCATCCATGAATGCCTACGAGATACGGATCAGGGGATTCGCCTCGCCAGCATCGTCGCGATTGGCCAGCTTAAGATCGATGCCGCGTTGCCTGAATTGCTCGAAAAAATCAAGCATGGCGGACTCGAGAGCGAACTGGCGGCGGACGCCGTGGCCAAACTCGGTGTCAAGGGGCGGAAGGCCTTGCAGGACTTGATGGGGAAGGTGGCACCGGGTCTGAGGAAGTATATTGCTTCTTCTCTGGCCGCAAGTGGGGCGGATCGAGCTGATGCGGATGCGTTGAAAATCCTTCAGGATAAAGACCCGGCCGTAGTGGAAGCGGCTCTGGGTTCGATGATGGGAAGTATTCCTAACCTGGGAGCTTCACAAAGGAAAGCTCTGGCCGATCAACTGATCGAATTGGTTTCCAACAAAAAGCAGCCGATCGCGACGAGTATGGAAGCGGCGGCATTGAAATTGTTGGCGGTTTTCGACGATCCGCGAATCGGCAAAATCTTGTGGGAGCGCGTACAGCCTGGGCGTAACCCCGACATTCGCATGGCGGCCTTGCAATCGATCGGCAAATTCACCACTTCACCGAACAAAGAACAGTTGGCGATATTGTTTGGCTGTGCCTGCGAACCTGATTTTCGCATGGCGGCCCCGGCCTTGATGATGCTGAAAAATGTCAAAGTCACTGACAAATCGCTGAACGATTGGCTGGTACTGTTCAAGGCGGTCGATTCGGCCACCCGGCAATTTGCGATGGATAAGCTCGAGGGATTCGATACGCCTGAGTTGGCCGGGGCTTTGCTTCCGTTAATTCGCAGTTCGGATCGCAAGTTCGCGGAAGCGGCGACCCGGAAACTAACCGAGCTGGAAAGCGGGCGAAAGCTTCTTTCCGAAGCTCTGCTGGAAGCGGAAACGCCCGATCAATACTGGCAATATGCCCGCATGCTGGTGCCGATTGCCAAACAGTACCCGGCCAGATGGCGGGATACGGTTTTCAAGAAGCTCACTAAGTATATCGAGGAGAATGATCGCCGGGCCGATTCGCTTGTATTTCTGATGGGCGAGACCGATGCGGGCGATCTGCGCGAGCGACTGGAAACTTTTGCCGTCGAACTGCGCAAGAAAAAAGCCTACGAGCGAGCTTATCCTTTCCTGAGAACGCTAGCCCGCGATCCCGCTTGCGGCATGTCGGCCCGCTTTGAACTGGCGACGGTTGGTTTGAAGCTTTCCGCGAAAGATTTCAGTGAAGATAGTCGCGCCAAAGATACCTGTCTCCACAGCTTTTCCACACTTTTGCAGCATCAGCAGAATGACGAGGAAATTTTCCAGCAACTCGAAAAAGTGAAATGGCTGGAACCGGAAGATCTGTACTATCTGGGCTTCCATTTTGCGGATCACGAAGCCCGGCACAAAAAGTTCGCCAGCCTGGTGCTGAAACTGGTCGTCAAGCGATCGCCCAAATCGAAGCTGGGGCAGAACGCCAAAGCCAAACTGAAAACTTCCGGCTTACAATGACGCCTGGTAGCCAAACTCGGTTAAAATGAATTGGGATTAGCAATCCCGTTGACTCGCGAACGAAATCCCATGAACTATTAGCATGGCTTCTGATAAATATCTCCGGCCCGAAGTGATTCGGCAGGTCAGCCGTCTCGACCTGCGTGCCAAGTTCATTGTTGAAGGCTTCCTCAGCGGGTTGCACGGCAGTCCGTTCCAGGGCTTTTCGGTCGAATTCAGCGAGCATCGCAAGTACGTCCCCGGCGATGACATCAAGGATCTCGACTGGACCGTCTATGCGAAAACCGACAAGTACTATCTGAAGAAATTCCAGGCTGAGACGAACATGACCGGCTACCTGGTCATGGATCTTTCGGCCTCCATGGCTTTTACCTATCGGCAGGAGTTGACCAAGTTCGATTATGCGATCTGTCTGGCGGCCGCGCTGGGTTATCTGATGATTTACCAGCAGGACCCGGTCGGGCTGGTGACATTCGACAAGAAAATACAGACCATTCTGCCGCCCAAAAGCAAGCGCACTCAGTTGGGCACGATTCTTTCCGTGTTGTCGAATCTGAAACCCAGTGGTGAGACCGATATTGCGGGTTCACTGCATCAACTCGCCAGTCTGATCAAAACCAAGAGCCTGATCATGATCTTCAGCGATCTGCTGACCGATCAGGACGCGGTGATGAAGAGTCTCTATCGTTTCCGGCACTCCGGCCATGAAATCATTCTCTTTCATATCCTGGATGAGGCGGAGGTGCATTTCCCTTTCGAAGGATTGACCGAGTTCGAAGACGTGGAATCCTCAGAGAAACTGGTGATCGACGCCCGGGGAATGAAATCGGACTATCAGGCCGCGATCAAGGAATTCCAGGCGGGCTACAAGGAAGAGTGCAATAAGGCGAATATCGACTATGTGCCGATAGATACGAGCATCAGTTTCGACAAAGCGCTGTTGGAATATCTTATTCAGCGAACGAGAAGGTTCTAGAACTCCTCGATTCCTGGGTTATGATAATTTCCTTCGTAGCATTGCGGACCTTCCCACTTTCTCCGTGACTTCCCGAACCTGTCGAACTAGAAATAAACTAACCTACCGAATCGCCCGAATCGCACGACGAGGTGAGTGATCCATGGCTTCTGATAGCACTCTGTCTGCCAAGGTGCACGACGCAAAAGAGGCGCTCGACAAACAAGTTCGAGAGATAGTGCAGTGGCACTTTTCCCCCGATACTGGAACGCCGTTCTGGCTCGAGAAAGCAAAATCGTTCAAATTCAATCCGCTGAAGGATATCCAGGGATTTGCCGATTTGAATCTTTTCGATTTATTCGAAGACGACTGGCTGCGGGCGGCCCCGGGATCGGACATCACCAAGTGGGTGCCGCGAGCTTATCTGGGTAAAAAACCGGTCTACGTTTTCGAAACCGGCGGCACCACCGGGATTCCCAAGAGCCGCATCGTTGTGGAAGATCACTGGATCGACTACGAGCAGATGAGCGATACTCTGCCCGATGAGCATTTCCCCAAGGGGTCGCACTGGCTGATGCTCGGGCCATCCGGACCGCGCCGTCTGCGATTGGCCATCGAACACCTGGCCCAGCACCGCGGCGGCATCTGCTTCTGCGTCGACCTCGATCCTCGCTGGGTGGTGAAGTTGCTCAAGGATCGCAAGATCGACGAGGTGCAGCGCTATAAAGACCATTGCATCGATCAGGCGCTGACGATTCTCGCCGCCGGGCACAACATCAAGTGCATGTTCACGACGCCGAAGCTGCTGGAATCTCTGGATGCCGCGCTTCGGGCCGGTAAGCTGGAAGAGAAGCGACGGGCGATTGGCCATCCGGTTCCGGAAGGAAGCCTGCGTTCGATTCCCGACACGGGCATCACCGGGATATTCTCCGGTGGAACCGAATTCACTCCGCAATTCACGCGTGAAGCGATGGAAGAAATGCTGGAGAACAAGGTTTACATGACGCCGACTTATGGTAACACGCTCATGGGCCTGGCCTGTTCCAAACCGGTCGGGCCGCACGACGGTTACAAGATTTCCTACTACGCTCCGCAACCGCGGGCGGCGATTCAAGTCGTCGAGTTCAACGATTACACGAAAGTGGTCGATTACGGTCAGACCGGTCGTGTGCTGTTGACTACTCTAACGAAGGAATTCTTTATGCCCCGCTTCCCGGAACGGGACGAGGGAGAACGGGAAATGCCGTTCGATAAGTTCCCTTGGGATGGGGTTTCCGGTGTGCGGCCGTTCCACGAAATTGCGACCCAGACGACTGTCGGGGTCTATTAAAAGTGAGACTCGAAGCTTGCCAGAAATCTATCTGGCGAGCTTCCTTCGCCGTTTGACTATTCCTTCTGTTTTTCCAGTTCCACCATTTCGATGATTTCTTCCACAGGGATCCAGACCAGCATCTTGGGGAAGGTTTCCTTGGTCACGTTGTAACCCACAACTTCCCGTCCTACTAAAAATACCCGACCCGCAATTATCTTCATGTCAATTTGATTCAAGGTGGTCATAACGTTCTTAGAATGAACGTACACGACTTTGTCGATGAACGGATTGGCAGGCTGCGCTGCCTGCGGAGGAGCCTGTCCCCCGGCAGGTAGGATCAGAAAGCCGCCGGCGGCCACCAGGGCCAGGACCGAAAACACTACGATATTACGTTTGCTCATGACTACACCTCGCTTGGGTCTATTAGCGGATAATACCCAGGGAGGCTTTGTTCTGTCAATCGTGAGATGATTGGTTAAACTAGTCTCATACTTCGAGCCCCGGAGACTTGTTGATGTCGTCGCTGCTTTACTTCCTGGTTTTCATTCAGTCTCAGCCCGAAGAGCCCGGCGTCCAGAAAGCTGAAGCTCTAGTCCGGCAACTGGCCGATCCTTCGTTTCTGAAGCGGGAAGCGGCCTCGCGCGAACTGATTGCGCTGGGGAGTTTGGCAAAACAGGCGGTGCAAAAAGGGGGGCTGAGTCGGGATGCCGAGGTGCGTGATCGCTGCCGTATCATTTTCCCGCAGATACTGAGTCTGGATATCAAGCAGAGATTGAATCGCCTGGAAAAACTTGAGGGAAATGTTGCTCAGATCGATTTGCCGGGTTGGAAGAGACTGACGCGATTGGGAGGTTTGGACGACAAGGCCCGAGCCAAGTATTTGGCGGTTCTCCGTCAGCATATCCCGGAAATCATCTTGCTCGAAAGCGATCCCCGGGCATTCGTCAACCACTACGAATCTCGCCTGATGTCCCTGCACGATTTTAATGGAGAAGCCATCCGGGGATTCCGCGAAGCGGCCTATCAGGTCGAATTGAATTTTGCCACCGATGAGTTGATGTTCTGGCTGATCACCCTCTCGGACGAACGGGCGCTGAAGCAAACGGAGCGGCAGGACGATAAGCGGTATGGTCATCTGAAACTGCTTCTGAAGCAATTAACCTTCATGCGGCACTGGATCGACAAGGATCGCAACACTCTGACCGAAGCTCTGCTGGTCGCCACACTGGAAGAATTCGTCTCGGACTCCGCCGATTCTGGAATTCTGTTTTTCGGCTTCGATTTGCTACAAAAGCGGCCACTCTCGCGCATGGCCGATCTCTCCGCCAGCATTTTGAAGCGACACATCAAGAATAGCGACCTGAACTTAAAAGCCCTGAGTACTCTGGGTCGATTCGGACACCCCGATCACCTTCAGGTTCTCGAAAAATTCCTGCTGGATAGTTCCACGCTCGCAAGCGGCTACTATCCCGGTTACATCACGCAGTATCGCGACTTCGCACTGGCCATGGCCTTGCGCATTCAGAAACAGCGCCCCCAGCATTTTGGCTTCGCTCTGGATGTCAATTCGCCAGAGCCTAAAGCGATGTCTTACGGCTTTAAGGAGGAAGCGCAGCGGCAGAAAGCCTTCGAAATGTATGGCGACTTTCTTCGAAAATGACAATCAGGATTTCCGCGACACGACTACCAGTCCGGCTAAGATTAACGCCGTGCCGATGGCTACCCGCAAAGTGATTTTTTCGCCCAGGAGCAACCAGGCCAGCAGCACGGCCACGACGAAGCTTCCCTTGTCGATTAAGGCAATCGTTGAAACCTCTCCCAGTTGTAGCGCTTTGTAATAAAAGATCCAGGAAATGACCGTGGTGGCCGCAGAAAGGCCGAGCCACAGGTAATTTCCTTTGGTGAGTTGATCGAATTCTGATCGGGAAACCGTGAGTGCTGCAAAACCGAGAACGAAAACGCAGACGAACGCCGTGCGGACCGAAAGCCCGAGTTCGCTGCCGATACCCGAGAGGCCTTGTTTGGCGATTACCGAAGTAAAACCGGCGAAAATCATGGAGATGATCGCATAAAGAATCCATCGTTCCATCGCTGCTTCCTTTATCCCTGGCCAGGTCACGGACGAACTGCTTCTGATTATAGCCAACAAAATTGGTCCACTTGGTAAGGTTGACAAAGTGGGTAGAGCGGGAGATTCTCTTTGGCCGACAGGCTATCGAGCTTTTATCCTACTACTAATAAATTTCAACGATTGATTGTACATCCCAGACGCAGGAATTAGGACATGTCGGACAATCTGTTACAGCGGAGTGTCACCACTGCAGTAGCCCGTAACCTGGCGAACACGACGAAGACATCGCCGAAGATGACGTCGATCACGCCGCGTTGGCTGTTGAGTTTATTGCCGTGGGTTCAGGTGGACGGGGGCACGTACCGTGTGAATCGTACGAAGGTGGAGTTATCGAAGGCGGCGCGTATAGGAGTGGATGTGTCTGGGGGAGTGGCGTCGTTTGCTCCGGAGTCGTTGCGGGGTGTTCCGTTGTTTTCGGGTTTGCCGGACGGTGTGGTGAGTCGTATGGCGAGTCGATTCAAGACGGAAGAGGTATCGTTGGGTAACAAGTTGATAGTGGAGGGTGAGGACCGGAGCAAGTTTTTCATAATAGCGCAGGGTCAGGTGGAGGTATTGAGCAAGGGTATTCACGGGAGTGACTTGCGAATCGCGTTATTGTCGGATGGGGAGTATTTTGGGGAGAGCGATTTGGTGTTGGACAATCGTCCGTCGGATGTGACGGTACGTACGACGACGCCGTGTGTGTTGGTGACGTTATCGCGTAAGGATTTGGATGGGGTGTTGGAGGAGTCGGGGAATTTGCGGGAGGATTTTAATCGTGCGATCAAGGAGCATATGGATTTGCGTTCGACGGTGAATCGTTATGGGGAGCGGAACATAGATTTGGTGAGTGGATTTGCGGAGAACGTGGAGATACCTGAGACGTTTGTGGATTATTCATCGAGTCCGCGGGAGTATTCGTTATCGTCGGTTCAGACGGTGGTGCGTGTTCATACGCGGGTGTCGGATTTGTACAACGGTCCGTTCAATCAGTTAGAAGAGCAGATGCGTTTGACGATCGAGGGTATTAAGGAGCGTCAGGAGTGGGAGTTGATCAACAACAAGAAGTTTGGATTGATCAATTCGGTGGATCCGGCGATGCGTATCAGTACGCGATATGGGGCACCGACGCCGGACGATTTGGATGAGTTGTTGGCGTTGGTGTGGAAGAAGCCGGCTTTTTTTCTGGCTCATCCGAAGGCGATAGCGGCGTTTGAGCGGGAGTGTACGTGGCGGGGTGTTCCCCGGTGACGATGAATTTGTTTGGGACTCCGGTGATCAGTTGGCGGGGTGTGCCGTTGGTTCCGTGCGACAAGTTGGAGATGAAGAGTCGTTATCAGTCGAATCAGTGGTTTGGTACGACGAGTATATTGTTGGTGCGGGTGGGTGAGGCGGACCAGGGTGTGGTGGGTCTTCATCAGGCGGGGATACCCGGGGAGATCATGCCGAGTCTGTCGGCTCGATTGATGGGTTTGGACAGTTTGGGAGTGGCATCGTATCTGTTGACGCTGTACTTTTCGTGTGCGGTGCTGACCGACGATGCGTTGGGCGTTCTCGAAAACGTCGAAGTCGGATACTACCACGATTACGAACATCGCAAAAATGGATTCGAACACGGGCTGGGAATCTAATTTCCCCTTATTCTTCTCAAAGCGAACACAACTCTAGAGGTGCATGCATATGTCTGATGGTCTTCTGCAACGGAGTGTCACTACTTCCGTGGCCCGTAACCTGGCGAACACGACGAAGACATCGCCGAAGATGATGTCGATCACGCCGCGTTGGCTGTTGAGTTTATTGCCGTGGGTTCAGGTGGACGGGGGCACGTACCGTGTGAATCGTACGAAGGTGGAGTTATCGAAGGCGGCGCGTATAGGAGTGGATGTGTCTGGGGGAGTGGCGTCGTTTGCTCCGGAGTCGTTGCGGGGTGTTCCGTTGTTTTCGGGTTTGCCGGACGGTGTGGTGAGTCGTATGGCGAGTCGATTCAAGACGGAAGAGGTATCGTTGGGTAACAAGTTGATAGTGGAGGGTGAGGACCGGAGCAAGTTTTTCATAATAGCGCAGGGTCAGGTGGAGGTATTGAGCAAGGGTATTCACGGGAGTGACTTGCGAATCGCGTTATTGTCGGATGGGGAGTATTTTGGGGAGAGCGATTTGGTGTTGGACAATCGTCCGTCGGATGTGACGGTACGTACGACGACGCCGTGTGTGTTGGTGACGTTATCGCGTAAGGATTTGGATGGGGTGTTGGAGGAGTCGGGGAATTTGCGGGAGGATTTTAATCGTGCGATCAAGGAGCATATGGATTTGCGTTCGACGGTGAATCGTTATGGGGAGCGGAACATAGATTTGGTGAGTGGATTTGCGGAGAACGTGGAGATACCTGAGACGTTTGTGGATTATTCATCGAGTCCGCGGGAGTATTCGTTATCGTCGGTTCAGACGGTGGTGCGTGTTCATACGCGGGTGTCGGATTTGTACAACGGTCCGTTCAATCAGTTAGAAGAGCAGATGCGTTTGACGATCGAGGGTATTAAGGAGCGTCAGGAGTGGGAGTTGATCAACAACAAGAAGTTTGGATTGATCAATTCGGTGGATCCGGCGATGCGTATCAGTACGCGATATGGGGCACCGACGCCGGACGATTTGGATGAGTTGTTGGCGTTGGTGTGGAAGAAGCCGGCTTTTTTTCTGGCTCATCCGAAGGCGATAGCGGCGTTTGAGCGGGAGTGTACGTGGCGGGGTGTTCCCCCGGTGACGATGAATTTGTTTGGGACTCCGGTGATCAGTTGGCGGGGTGTGCCGTTGGTTCCGTGCGACAAGTTGGAGATGAAGAGTCGTTATCAGTCGAATCAGTGGTTTGGTACGACGAGTATATTGTTGGTGCGGGTGGGTGAGGCGGACCAGGGTGTGGTGGGTCTTCATCAGGCGGGGATACCCGGGGAGATCATGCCGAGTCTGTCGGCTCGATTGATGGGTTTGGACAGTTTGGGAGTGGCATCGTATCTGTTGACGCTGTACTTTTCGTGTGCGGTGCTGACCGACGATGCGTTGGGCGTTCTCGAAAACGTCGAAGTCGGATACTACCACGATTATCAGCACCGGATGTCTACTCCAAAATAATTCACCCCAACTGAGAGCGGCACCATGAACGAAATCACTCCGGATTTGATTGCTTCGATTGCCAGCCGGCTTTACAACGAGTTGCCGGGGGCGAATACTGTCCCCAAAACCGAGTCGGATCTGCAGGGAATCGCTTCTCAGGGAGCGTTACCCACATCTCCTGTGGGCGATTTGAAAGCGCCCCCGACCATGCCCGCATCGATCCTGCCAGCCATGCAGATGCCGCAATCTCCGAACCTGCCGAGTCTTCTTGAGGCGTTCCGTCCGATGCCGGAAAGCTATGCAATGCCGGTTCCGGAAGTGCAGCATGCCCCCAAAAATCCCGAAGGTTTGAAGGCCTTCGTTCAACGCGTTCAAATGACCGGAGTGCGCAAAGATTCGGGCCAGTGCAATTCCGACCTGGGAGATGGAATTGTTGCCAAGCTCTTCGATCCCCGAGTCCTCAATACCGGTTCGAGCCGGCCGTTGGATGTGGTGGCCATTCGCAAGGATTTCCCGGTCTTGCATCAGAAGATCCACGGCAAACCGCTGGCCTGGCTGGATAACGCCGCGACGACTCAGAAACCCCAGAGCGTCATCGATGCCATCTCCCGTTTTTATGCCAACGACAACTCGAACATTCACCGGGGAGCCCATACCCTCGCCGCCCGGGCTACCGACGCTTACGAACAGGCCCGCCAGAAGGTGCAGACTTTCCTGGGAGCTTCCAGCGCAAAAGAAATCGTTTTCGTTCGGGGCACGACTGAGGGAGTGAACTTAATCGCTCAAACCTACGGCAAGAAATTTTTGCAGCCGGGCGATGAAATCGTTTTATCCACGCTCGAGCACCACGCGAACATCGTTCCCTGGCAGATGATCGCCAAGGAAAAAGGGGCGATCATTCGAGTCATTCCGGTCAACGACCGCGGCGAAATCATGCTCGAGCAGTATCAAGCGATTCTCGGGCCGAAAACCAAATTGGTGGCTCTCACTCACGCTTCCAATAGCCTCGGAACGATCCTGCCGGTGTCGGAAATGACGCAACTGGCCAAGCGCTATAACGCTCGGGTGCTGATCGATGGAGCCCAATCGGTTTCGCACATGCCGGTCGATATGCAGCAACTGAACTGCGATTTCTTCGTATTCTCCGGCCACAAGATTTTTGGTCCAACAGGTATCGGTGCGGTGTACATCAAGGAAGAATTGCACGAGATGCTGCCGCCCTGGCAAGGGGGCGGCAATATGATTCGCAACGTGACGTTCGAAGAAACCACCTACAGCGATGCCCCGGCCAAATTCGAAGCGGGTACGCCGAATATCGCGGACGCGGTCGGACTGGGGGCGGCTCTCGATTACGTCAATCGCATCGGCCTGGTCAACATCGGCCAGTACGAACACAAACTTCTGGAATACGCGACCGAAAAATTGTCGCACATTCCCGGCCTGCGATTACTGGGCACCGCCAAGGACAAAGTGAGTGTGATCTCTTTCGTGTTGAAGGATCGCAAGACGGAAGAGGTAGGCCGAATGCTCGATCAGGAAGGAATTGCCGTGCGGGCGGGGCACCACTGTGCCCAGCCTTCGCTGCGCCGATTTGGTGTGGAAAGCACCGTACGGCCTTCGTTCTCTCTTTATAATACGATGGAAGAGGTCGATCGATTGGTCGATGCGGTGCGGCGAATTCAACGAGTTTAACTCAAGCTGAATGGAGTCCCAGTTATGTCTCTGATGGTGCTACCGCCCTCCGAAGTTCTGCAAAAATTGAAATCGAAATCCGGCAAGCTCATCGATGTGCGAACTCCCGCCGAGTACGAATCGCTTCATGCCGAAGGGGCGGTGTTGATGCCGCTCGACAAGCTGGATCCGCTAGCTCTGAAAACCAACTATCCCGATAACGATTTCTACGTGATTTGCCGTTCGGGAGGACGGGGCAAACAGGCTTGCGAAAAGTTGCAGGCCGCCGGGATTGATCGGGTCATCAACGTTGAAGGCGGAACCCTGGCCTGGGAAAAAGAGGGATTGCCCGTTATTCGCGGTCGCCAGACCATGTCCCTCGAACGTCAGGTTCGCATTGCCGCGGGAAGTCTGGTCGTGATGGGATTAAGCCTGGGTTACTTCATTCATCAGGCGTTTTTTGGCATCTCGGCTTTCGTCGGTTGCGGGCTCGTGTTCGCGGGACTTACCGATACCTGCGGAATGGGTATGATTCTCGCCAAAATGCCCTGGAATAATCGAAAGCCCGTAGCCAGTTGTCAGGTAAGTTGAATCTGCGACAGAACTTCAAGAAATGAAAAAACCCCGCTGAGTTTGGTGTTCCACTCTCAGACGGGGCCGGAACAGAGAAGAGGCTGTTTGTAAAAGTAACTAAGCGTTGTAAATATGTCAATCTCAGCTTGTAAATATTTCCAAGATAACCACTTACTGCTTTTCTAAATACATTCCATTTCGCCTAAATTACCATTTCGTGTAGATATTATACGCTACATTATGGGTTCCCGATTTATTTGCTGGCAGCGGGCATCTTCTGTCGGAGCTTAACGAGCTTCTCACCGGCTTTGTGCAGCGTCTCATCCTTCTTGGCGAACATAAAGCGAACTTTAGTACGGCCCAACTCCTTCGGCTCGTAGAAACTGCTGCCCGGTACGCCGGCGACCCCGACTTTTTCGATCATCGTGCGGACGAATTCGACGTCGTTGTTCCAGCCCATTTTGGAGAAATCGCACATGACATAATAGGCCCCGTCGGGGGCATGAAATTCGAAACCGGCTTCCTGA
The genomic region above belongs to Telmatocola sphagniphila and contains:
- a CDS encoding HEAT repeat domain-containing protein — translated: MSSVPLKNILKLVDPKQTTEIRRSAIVVLGELGQREGDTSEAIHECLRDTDQGIRLASIVAIGQLKIDAALPELLEKIKHGGLESELAADAVAKLGVKGRKALQDLMGKVAPGLRKYIASSLAASGADRADADALKILQDKDPAVVEAALGSMMGSIPNLGASQRKALADQLIELVSNKKQPIATSMEAAALKLLAVFDDPRIGKILWERVQPGRNPDIRMAALQSIGKFTTSPNKEQLAILFGCACEPDFRMAAPALMMLKNVKVTDKSLNDWLVLFKAVDSATRQFAMDKLEGFDTPELAGALLPLIRSSDRKFAEAATRKLTELESGRKLLSEALLEAETPDQYWQYARMLVPIAKQYPARWRDTVFKKLTKYIEENDRRADSLVFLMGETDAGDLRERLETFAVELRKKKAYERAYPFLRTLARDPACGMSARFELATVGLKLSAKDFSEDSRAKDTCLHSFSTLLQHQQNDEEIFQQLEKVKWLEPEDLYYLGFHFADHEARHKKFASLVLKLVVKRSPKSKLGQNAKAKLKTSGLQ
- a CDS encoding DUF58 domain-containing protein, which translates into the protein MASDKYLRPEVIRQVSRLDLRAKFIVEGFLSGLHGSPFQGFSVEFSEHRKYVPGDDIKDLDWTVYAKTDKYYLKKFQAETNMTGYLVMDLSASMAFTYRQELTKFDYAICLAAALGYLMIYQQDPVGLVTFDKKIQTILPPKSKRTQLGTILSVLSNLKPSGETDIAGSLHQLASLIKTKSLIMIFSDLLTDQDAVMKSLYRFRHSGHEIILFHILDEAEVHFPFEGLTEFEDVESSEKLVIDARGMKSDYQAAIKEFQAGYKEECNKANIDYVPIDTSISFDKALLEYLIQRTRRF
- a CDS encoding EamA family transporter, producing MERWILYAIISMIFAGFTSVIAKQGLSGIGSELGLSVRTAFVCVFVLGFAALTVSRSEFDQLTKGNYLWLGLSAATTVISWIFYYKALQLGEVSTIALIDKGSFVVAVLLAWLLLGEKITLRVAIGTALILAGLVVVSRKS
- a CDS encoding family 2B encapsulin nanocompartment shell protein → MSDGLLQRSVTTSVARNLANTTKTSPKMMSITPRWLLSLLPWVQVDGGTYRVNRTKVELSKAARIGVDVSGGVASFAPESLRGVPLFSGLPDGVVSRMASRFKTEEVSLGNKLIVEGEDRSKFFIIAQGQVEVLSKGIHGSDLRIALLSDGEYFGESDLVLDNRPSDVTVRTTTPCVLVTLSRKDLDGVLEESGNLREDFNRAIKEHMDLRSTVNRYGERNIDLVSGFAENVEIPETFVDYSSSPREYSLSSVQTVVRVHTRVSDLYNGPFNQLEEQMRLTIEGIKERQEWELINNKKFGLINSVDPAMRISTRYGAPTPDDLDELLALVWKKPAFFLAHPKAIAAFERECTWRGVPPVTMNLFGTPVISWRGVPLVPCDKLEMKSRYQSNQWFGTTSILLVRVGEADQGVVGLHQAGIPGEIMPSLSARLMGLDSLGVASYLLTLYFSCAVLTDDALGVLENVEVGYYHDYQHRMSTPK
- a CDS encoding cysteine desulfurase → MNEITPDLIASIASRLYNELPGANTVPKTESDLQGIASQGALPTSPVGDLKAPPTMPASILPAMQMPQSPNLPSLLEAFRPMPESYAMPVPEVQHAPKNPEGLKAFVQRVQMTGVRKDSGQCNSDLGDGIVAKLFDPRVLNTGSSRPLDVVAIRKDFPVLHQKIHGKPLAWLDNAATTQKPQSVIDAISRFYANDNSNIHRGAHTLAARATDAYEQARQKVQTFLGASSAKEIVFVRGTTEGVNLIAQTYGKKFLQPGDEIVLSTLEHHANIVPWQMIAKEKGAIIRVIPVNDRGEIMLEQYQAILGPKTKLVALTHASNSLGTILPVSEMTQLAKRYNARVLIDGAQSVSHMPVDMQQLNCDFFVFSGHKIFGPTGIGAVYIKEELHEMLPPWQGGGNMIRNVTFEETTYSDAPAKFEAGTPNIADAVGLGAALDYVNRIGLVNIGQYEHKLLEYATEKLSHIPGLRLLGTAKDKVSVISFVLKDRKTEEVGRMLDQEGIAVRAGHHCAQPSLRRFGVESTVRPSFSLYNTMEEVDRLVDAVRRIQRV
- a CDS encoding rhodanese-like domain-containing protein, translating into MSLMVLPPSEVLQKLKSKSGKLIDVRTPAEYESLHAEGAVLMPLDKLDPLALKTNYPDNDFYVICRSGGRGKQACEKLQAAGIDRVINVEGGTLAWEKEGLPVIRGRQTMSLERQVRIAAGSLVVMGLSLGYFIHQAFFGISAFVGCGLVFAGLTDTCGMGMILAKMPWNNRKPVASCQVS